GATGCGGGCCTTCGAAGCGCCTTTCCTGATAGAAGGCGAGGAGCTCTACGCGAGCGCCAGCATCGGCATCGCCATCAGTTCCTTGGGCTACGAATCGGCCGAGGAAATTCTTCGGCATGCGGACCTGGCGATGTATCGGGCCAAAACGCTGGGCAAGAGCCGCTACGAAGTCTACGACCACACCATGCACGAGCATGCCGTGAGTCGCCTTGCACTGGAAACCAGCCTGCGGCGTGCCCTGCAGAATAATGAGTTTGTCCTGCACTACCAGCCCGTCGTCACCTTGGACAATGAGGAAATTGTCGGTGTGGAAGCGTTGGTGCGCTGGCGCAAGTCGGAAACGGAGCTGGTCTATCCCGCCGACTTCATCCAGGTGGCAGAAGATACCGGCCTGATTCTGTTCCTCGGCATGTGGGTGCTGCGCGAGGCTTGCAAAACGATGGCCCACTGGCACAAGGAGTATCCGCGTACGCCCGCATTGACGGTCAGCATCAATGTCTCCGCGCGACAGTTTGCCCAGCACGACTTTGTTCAGCATGTGGGCAGAGTGTTATCGGACACCGGCATCAATCCAGGCACTGTCAGGCTGGAGATTACGGAGAGCATTACCATGGTGGATTCGGAACGGACCGTCGCCGTCCTCACGCAACTGCGTGAACTAGGGGTGCGAATCAGCATCGACGATTTCGGCACGGGTTACTCCTCACTCAGCTACCTGCACCGCTTCCCGCTGGATATTTTGAAGATTGACCGGTCCTTTGTGGCTCAGCTCGACCGTGGCCATGAAGGCTTGCAAGTTGTGCAGACCATCATGAGCTTGGCTCGCAACCTCGGCATCGAGGTCGTCGCCGAGGGTACCGAAACGCAGAAGCACGTGACGCATCTCAAGTCGCTGGGCTGCGACTTCGGACAAGGCTATTTTTTCTCCAAACCACTGGAGTCGGTCGCCCTCGCTGCGCTGCTGGAGGCGCGAAGCCCCCAGGATGCCCAGGCGACGCTTAATGTGGATGCGTGTGATGCTTCCGCACCCCGTTGAGCGCCCAATAAAGCGACTCGAAGCCTCGGGCTTACCTCAACAGTAGAGGGACAGTTCCATGCTCTGACCTTTGGAATTGGATGCAGCATTTTGGAAGTGCGGCCCATCTTCTTGCCAAGCGCCTCACCGCCGCGGCCACAGGTTTGCACTTCCCCACGCGGCAGCAGTCGACGGTTGGCCGTAACCCTCCCGCAGTCTCCCCCACTGCTTCTTCCCTTAGCCATAGGAAGACAAGTAACAACTAGGGTGCGCCCCCAAGAGGGTGCGCTGCAAGGCAGCCGATTTCAGAAGTCCAAGTCTGCAGACAGGCACAGTAACGGATAAGGCAGCCGGCAATCATGGCTCGCCCAGCCTGTACGGAAGACGGGCCAACTTGGGATATCGGATAATTGACAACATTCTTGAGGGGGAAGAAAGCCAGTGCGTTGGTCCCTGAAAACTCGTGCCGCGGTGGCGACCGCGCTCGTCGTTGCGCTTGTCATCATGGTGCTGGCTGTCGTCGCTCAGTATTACGCCTACACCAGCCTCAAAGAAGTGCTTCAATCGCAACAAGAGGAAAGGGTCAAGCTGGTGGCGGAACGGCTCGATGACCAGTTCGAAGGACGCACCGTCGTCTTGCGCCGCCTGGCTCGCTTGCTCACGCCGATATTGGAACGGCCTCCTGGGGAGCTAAAAGCTTGACCGCCCAAGCGGTTTCCATCCCCGAGGCCTTCAATACGGTGGCCTTGGTTTGGCCAAATGGTGACGTCGCCTTCAACACGGCGATGCCCGAAGACCGGCAGGTGAATGTGGCTGACCGCGACTACCTCCGCCAAATCGTACAAGGCGCATCCATCGCCGTTTCTGAGCCGATAGTAAGTCGGGCAACAGGCGCACCGGCCGTGTTTATGGCTGTCCCGCTACGGTCGGGGGATGGTCAACTACGTGCCGTTGTCGTGGGTGGACTGCACCTTCTCCGGGAGAACTTCCTGCAAGAGCTTGCCCACGACCGAATTGGTGCGACCGGTACTTATTGCCTCGTTTCATCGGGCGACAACCCTCGTTACGTCATCCATACCGACCTTTCGAAGCTACTCTCGAAAGCGAAGGCGACCGGTGAGTTGTGTGACACACAGTTGCCATCACCGCCAACGTGGGAGTTTGTTTGGCCAACCCAGCCCATTGTTGCGCGGTATCTACTTGAGACCACCGGCTGGGAGATTATTGGAACATTCCCCGCAAAGGAGGCCTTCGCACCTCTGACGGACGTGAGATACAAGGTAATGCTGGCGGCCGGCATTGCACTGGCTAGCGCGGTGCTGCTGATGTGGCTGGTTGTTCGGCGTCTGCTGGTCCCGTTGGAGCGCCTGCACCAGGTAGTTCAACAAAGCGCGACG
The sequence above is drawn from the Cupriavidus sp. D39 genome and encodes:
- a CDS encoding PAS domain-containing protein, whose amino-acid sequence is MTAQAVSIPEAFNTVALVWPNGDVAFNTAMPEDRQVNVADRDYLRQIVQGASIAVSEPIVSRATGAPAVFMAVPLRSGDGQLRAVVVGGLHLLRENFLQELAHDRIGATGTYCLVSSGDNPRYVIHTDLSKLLSKAKATGELCDTQLPSPPTWEFVWPTQPIVARYLLETTGWEIIGTFPAKEAFAPLTDVRYKVMLAAGIALASAVLLMWLVVRRLLVPLERLHQVVQQSATDFSAHRALPITRKDEIGDLAMTFSLLMHQLSEREAALHEAKDSAHESQKRIQAIANHLPDLVSYVGVDERYVYVNEAYERRFGLSTAQMVGLSIQELWGAPAYADVKPYLDRAFAGASVTFDREFRDGSGCLEVSYQPAWNDAEDTVVGLHICEARSQRTASFTDSQAVVI